One window from the genome of Scatophagus argus isolate fScaArg1 chromosome 13, fScaArg1.pri, whole genome shotgun sequence encodes:
- the acadm gene encoding medium-chain specific acyl-CoA dehydrogenase, mitochondrial, with the protein MLFNKVFKASVRCGIRLQSSGAAASAAASHGSPAASLGYSFELTDQQKEFQQLARKFAREEIVPAAPTYDRSGEYPFPIIKKAWELGLMNGHISQEYGGMGLSIFDNCLITEELAYGCTGMQTAIEANSLGQMPVILAGNDAQKRKYLGRMTEEPLMCAYCVTEPGAGSDVAGIKTRAVRMGDEYVVNGQKMWITNGGKANWYFLLARTNPDPKCSAGKAFTGFIVEADTPGIQIGRKEMNMGQRCSDTRGITFEDVRIPKENVLIAEGAGFKIAMGAFDNTRPPVAAGATGLAQRALDEATSYALERKTFGKVIAEHQAVSFLLAEMAMKVELARMAYQRSAWEVDQGRKNTYYASIAKAFAGDIANQVAADAVQIFGGNGFNSEYPVEKLMRDAKIYQIYEGTAQIQRLIIAREHLGRFKK; encoded by the exons ATGCTGTTCAACAAG GTGTTTAAGGCCAGTGTGCGGTGTGGCATCAGGCTGCAGAGCTCCGGCGCTGCGGCCAGCGCTGCCGCATCTCACGGCAGCCCCGCAGCATCCCTCGGCTACTCATTTG AGCTGACAGATCAGCAGAAGGAGTTCCAACAGCTGGCGAGGAAGTTTGCACGTGAGGAGATCGTCCCTGCTGCACCCACCTATGACAGGAGTGGTGAA TATCCGTTCCCCATCATCAAGAAAGCATGGGAGCTTGGACTGATGAATGGTCACATTTCCCAGGAATATG GTGGAATGGGCCTGTCGATCTTTGACAACTGCCTCATCACAGAAGAGCTGGCATATGGCTGCACAGGAATGCAGACTGCTATCGAAGCAAACTCTCTGGGA CAAATGCCTGTCATTTTAGCTGGCAATGATGCACAGAAGAGGAAATACCTGGGAAGGATGACCGAGGAGCCTCTCATGTGT GCCTACTGTGTCACGGAGCCAGGCGCTGGCTCCGATGTGGCCGGCATCAAGACCCGAGCTGTGCGGATGGGCGATGAGTATGTTGTTAACGGCCAGAAGATGTGGATCACCAATGGTGGGAAAGCTAACTG GTACTTCCTGCTGGCCCGCACTAACCCGGATCCTAAATGTTCAGCCGGCAAAGCTTTTACTGGCTTCATTGTGGAAGCCGACACTCCAGGAATTCAAATAGGAAGGAAG GAGATGAACATGGGCCAGAGGTGCTCTGATACCAGAGGCATCACCTTTGAGGATGTGAGGATACCGAAGGAGAACGTCCTGATCGCAGAGGGAGCTGGCTTCAAAATTGCCATGGGTGCCTTCGACAACACAAGGCCACCA GTGGCAGCAGGAGCAACAGGCCTGGCTCAGAGGGCACTCGATGAAGCTACCAGCTATGCGCTGGAGAGGAAGACGTTCGGCAAAGTTATTGCTGAG CACCAGGCCGTGTCCTTCCTCTTGGCTGAGATGGCGATGAAGGTGGAGCTGGCCAGGATGGCTTACCAGCGTTCTGCCTGGGAAGTGGACCAGGGCCGCAAAAACACCTACTACGCCTCCATCGCCAAGGCCTTCGCCGGCGACATCGCCAATCAGGTGGCTGCTGATGCTGTTCAGATATTTGGAGGAAACGGCTTCAACAGCGAATACCCGGTAGAGAAGCTGATGAGGGACGCCAAGATCTACCAG ATCTACGAAGGCACAGCTCAAATCCAGAGACTCATTATTGCCCGAGAACACCTGGGAAGATTCAAGAAATGA
- the rabggtb gene encoding geranylgeranyl transferase type-2 subunit beta, which yields MRQNLKPPSKHKKKKKADHAIIFGMGTQVKDVIIKPDAPNTLLLDKHADYIAAYGSKKDDYEYTLSEYLRMSGIYWGLTVMDLMGQLPRMNRQEIIDFIKACQHECGGISASIGHDPHLLYTLSAVQILCLYDNVDAIDVDKVVEYIKGLQQEDGSFAGDKWGEIDTRFSFCAVATLALLGKMDTINVDKAIEFVLSCMNFDGGFGCRPGSESHAGQIYCCTGFLSLTGQLHQINADLLGWWLCERQLPSGGLNGRPEKLPDVCYSWWVLASLKIIGRIHWIDKAKLRTFILACQDEETGGFADRPGDMVDPFHTLFGIAGLSLLGDEQIKPVNPVLCMPEDVLQRISLQPDLLS from the exons ATGCGCCAAAATCTGAAACCGCCGTCAAaacataagaagaagaagaaggctgaTCATGCGATAATTTTCGGAATG GGTACCCAAGTGAAGGATGTCATCATTAAGCCTGACGCTCCCAATACGCTGCTGCTGGACAAGCATGCAGACTACATCGCAGCCTACGGCTCCAAGAAGGATGACTAT GAGTACACGCTGTCAGAGTACCTGAGGATGAGCGGCATCTACTGGGGGCTGACGGTGATGGACCTGATGGGGCAGCTGCCCCGGATGAACCGGCAGGAGATCATAGACTTCATCAAAGCCTGTCAACACGAGTGTGGAGGCATCAGCGCCAGCATCGGACACGACCCCCACCTGCTCTACACCCTCAGCGCCGTCCAG ATCCTGTGCTTGTATGACAACGTGGATGCAATTGATGTGGACAAAGTGGTGGAATACATCAAAGGGCTGCAGCAGGAAGACGGCTCGTTTGCAGGGGACAAATGGG gaGAAATAGACACAAGATTTTCCTTCTGTGCAGTTGCTACGCTGGCGTTACTG GGCAAGATGGACACCATAAATGTTGACAAAGCTATAGAATTCGTCTTGTCTTGTATGAACTTTGATGGAGGCTTTGGCTGCAGACCTGGTTCAGAGTCTCACGCTGGTCAG aTCTACTGCTGCACTGGCTTCCTGTCTCTCACCGGTCAGCTGCACCAGATCAACGCTGACCTGCTGGGCTGGTGGCTCTGCGAGAGGCAGCTGCCGTCCGGAGGCCTCAATGGACGGCCGGAGAAG CTTCCAGATGTGTGCTACTCCTGGTGGGTTCTGGCGTCGCTAAAAATCATCGGTAGGATCCACTGGATCGACAAGGCCAAGCTGCGAACGTTTATCCTGGCCTGTCAAGATGAAGAGACTGGAGGTTTTGCTGACAGACCAGGAGACATG GTGGATCCCTTCCACACTCTGTTCGGAATCGCAGGTCTCTCCCTTCTCGGAGATGAGCAGATCAAGCCGGTGAATCCTGTTCTGTGCATGCCCGAGGACGTCCTGCAGAGGATCAGCCTGCAGCCTGACCTCCTCAGCTAG